A window of Taeniopygia guttata chromosome 14, bTaeGut7.mat, whole genome shotgun sequence contains these coding sequences:
- the LOC100190325 gene encoding putative DNA directed RNA polymerase III polypeptide K variant 2, whose translation MCWAAPRPGRTWTPRQSRAPSASTPAPTSCRSRRARPTSP comes from the exons ATGTGCTGGGCGGCGCCGCGGCCTGGGAGAACGTGGACTCCACGGCAg AGCCGTGCCCCAAGTGCGAGCACCCCCGCGCCTACTTCATGCAGATCCAGACGCGCTCGGCCGACGAGCCCATGA
- the SNRNP25 gene encoding U11/U12 small nuclear ribonucleoprotein 25 kDa protein codes for MAAAEPAEEPAEELAHAEVLELFQAALARLVQDPLLCDLPPQVTAEEIGSQVALEYGQAMTVRVCKADGETVPVVVVQNASVLELKKALRRHIQLRQARQGGVQHLSWRYIWRTYHLTYNGEKLADDRKKLREYGIRNRDEVSFIKKLRK; via the exons ATGGCGGCCGCGGAGCCGGCGGAGGAGCCGGCGGAGGAGCTGGCGCACGCCGAGGTGCTGGAGCTGTTCCAGGCGGCGCTGGCGCGGCTGGTGCAGGACCCGCTGCTCTGCGACCTCCCCCCGCAG GTGACGGCGGAGGAGATcggctcgcaggtggccctgGAGTACGGGCAGGCCATGACGGTGCGGGTGTGCAAGGCGGACGGCGAGACCGTGC CCGTGGTGGTGGTGCAGAACGCCTCggtgctggagctgaagaaggcGCTGCGGCGGCACATCCAGCTGAGGCAGGCCCGGCAGGGCGGTGTGCAGCACCTCAGCTg GAGGTACATATGGAGGACGTACCACCTCACGTACAATGGAGAGAAGCTGGCGGATGACAGGAAGAAGCTGAGAGA GTATGGCATCAGAAACCGGGATGAGGTCAGCTTCATAAAGAAGCTTCGGAAGTAA